One genomic region from Bacillus solimangrovi encodes:
- a CDS encoding CHY zinc finger protein yields MKVKGLIIDDETRCKHYHTKEDIIAIKFYCCDTYYPCIKCHDECADHNHQVIPESKFNEEAILCGVCKSELTVDEYLNSKSTCPRCSSAFNRGCENHYHLYFEKTKQ; encoded by the coding sequence ATGAAAGTAAAAGGGCTAATAATCGACGATGAGACACGTTGCAAACATTATCATACAAAGGAAGATATTATCGCGATCAAATTTTATTGTTGTGATACGTATTATCCATGCATAAAGTGCCATGACGAATGTGCGGATCACAATCATCAGGTCATTCCAGAAAGTAAGTTTAACGAAGAAGCGATATTATGTGGCGTATGCAAGTCAGAACTTACCGTAGATGAATATCTGAACAGCAAATCTACATGTCCTAGATGTTCTTCGGCTTTCAATCGTGGATGTGAAAACCATTACCACTTATATTTCGAAAAAACTAAACAATAA